A stretch of the Tachysurus vachellii isolate PV-2020 chromosome 26, HZAU_Pvac_v1, whole genome shotgun sequence genome encodes the following:
- the micu2 gene encoding calcium uptake protein 2, mitochondrial translates to MATLGRFSASLRNFFRSSWTLGYKVRLIPAVGGAVLGFVAAGALRYRHETRWRCLQTSVFAKETTDDDTPVPAVSMRRLRFNQCASVVYEHELYMTPRDFLYSIMLEHVEHKLHKRHLTKAEVTTMMTTASKAKAGSSLFRGIGDNGLISYTEYLFLLTILTKPRTGFHIAFKMLDIDGNEQVDKKEFEKLKKIIGKRKVAKEVTETAASEDTSDPNTTLQAFFFGSRGQNKLQYVEFQRFMEDLQAEVQEMEFLQFSKGMDTMRREDFADWLLHYTNEEENMLYLENLRKRIPTGESITFEEFKAFCIFTNNLEDFSISVKMIADANRPIGMAQFKRAVKIATGQELSENVLDTVFQIFDLDGDNCLSHKEFIAVMKDRMLRGLRVQSQQGVSGFWKCVKKETLKGAQEALSHSSSPF, encoded by the exons ATGGCGACGTTGGGCAGATTCAGTGCGAGTCTGCGGAACTTTTTCAGGAGTTCTTGGACCCTCGGCTATAAAGTGCGGCTGATTCCGGCGGTCGGGGGCGCGGTGTTGGGCTTCGTGGCCGCCGGTGCGCTCCGGTATCGTCATGAAACGCGCTGGAGATGTTTACAGACCTCTGTGTTCGCCAAGGAGACCACG gACGATGACACCCCTGTACCTGCAGTCTCGATGCGGCGTTTACGCTTCAACCAGTGTGCATCTGTGGTTTACGAGCATGAGCTGTATATGACGCCCAGAGACTTCCTGTACTCCATCATGCTGGAGCATGTGGAac ATAAACTGCATAAGAGACACCTGACCAAAGCG GAAGTAACGACGATGATGACCACTGCTTCTAAAGCCAAGGCAGGAAGCAGTCTCTTCAGAGGAATCGGAGAcaacg GTCTGATCTCCTACACCGAGTACCTTTTCCTCCTCACCATCTTAACCA AGCCACGGACAGGATTCCACATCGCTTTCAAAATGCTCGACATCGACGGCAACGAGCAGGTGGACAAAAAGGAGTTTGAGAAG CTGAAGAAAATCATCGGAAAGAGGAAGGTTGCTAAAGAGGTAACGGAG ACGGCAGCCTCGGAGGACACCAGCGACCCCAACACCACGCTGCAGGCCTTCTTCTTCGGCTCTAGGGGACAAAACAAACTGCAATACGTAGAGTTTCAAAG GTTCATGGAGGACCTGCAGGCGGAGGTGCAGGAGATGGAGTTCCTGCAGTTCTCTAAAGGCATGGACACCATGAGGAGGGAGGACTTTGCTGACTGGCTGCTGCACTACACCAACGAAGAAGAAAACATGTTATACTTGGAGAACCTGAGGAAGAGAATACCGACCGGCGAG AGCATCACTTTTGAGGAGTTTAAAGCATTCTGTATCTTCACTAACAACCTGGAGGACTTTTCCATCTCGGTGAAGATGATCGCAGATGCTAACAGACCAATTGGAATGG CTCAGTTTAAGAGGGCCGTGAAGATCGCCACAGGACAGGAGCTCTCCGAGAATGTTCTGGACACAGTCTTCCAAATCTTCGACCTAGACGGAGACAACTGTCTCAGCCATAAGGAGTTCATTGCTGTGATGAAGGACCGAATGCTGCGAGGTCTCAGG gttcagtcccagcagggtGTGTCAGGATTCTGGAAGTGTGTGAAGAAAGAAACACTAAAAGGAGCTCAGGAGGCTCTCAGTCACAGCAGCAGCCCTTTCTGA